In a single window of the Prevotella melaninogenica genome:
- a CDS encoding KilA-N domain-containing protein, whose translation MNTSKKITVQSTEISVLIGKNDNDYISLTDMVKANDGEDLIRNWMRNKNTLEYLGVWESLNNPNFKGVEFDTFMKEAGLNRFNMTPRKWIEATNAIGIVSKAGRNGGTYTHKDIAFNFGMWISPTFQLYIVKEYQRLKEQESDPLSLEWNAKRILSKTNYTLHTDAIKNVIIPKMDINAIKHGIIYATEADMLNIILFGCKAKEWAQANPNLASKGINLRETASINQLVVLSNMESANSEMIKQGVSRKQRFEILHKMAKEQLKVLDTNNIEQRFRKILPDSTKKIE comes from the coding sequence ATGAATACATCAAAGAAGATAACGGTACAGAGTACTGAAATATCTGTGCTGATAGGAAAGAATGATAACGACTATATCAGTCTAACGGATATGGTGAAAGCCAACGATGGAGAAGACCTTATTCGCAATTGGATGAGAAATAAAAACACCTTAGAATATCTTGGTGTTTGGGAAAGTCTGAATAATCCAAATTTTAAAGGTGTCGAATTCGACACCTTTATGAAAGAAGCAGGATTGAATAGATTTAATATGACTCCAAGGAAGTGGATAGAAGCAACTAATGCTATTGGCATCGTATCAAAAGCAGGGAGAAATGGAGGGACTTATACACACAAAGATATAGCCTTTAACTTTGGCATGTGGATTAGCCCAACATTCCAACTTTATATTGTAAAGGAATACCAGCGGTTAAAAGAACAAGAGAGCGATCCGCTTTCGTTAGAGTGGAACGCAAAGCGAATACTATCCAAAACCAATTATACACTTCATACCGATGCTATTAAAAACGTGATTATTCCTAAAATGGACATTAATGCTATCAAGCATGGGATTATCTATGCAACTGAAGCTGATATGCTAAATATAATTCTTTTTGGGTGTAAAGCAAAAGAATGGGCTCAAGCTAACCCAAATTTGGCATCTAAAGGAATAAATCTTAGAGAAACTGCAAGCATCAACCAGTTAGTAGTATTATCTAATATGGAATCTGCTAATTCTGAAATGATAAAGCAAGGGGTATCAAGAAAGCAACGTTTTGAGATTCTCCATAAAATGGCAAAAGAACAGTTAAAGGTACTTGACACGAACAATATAGAACAAAGATTTAGAAAGATCTTACCTGATAGCACAAAGAAAATAGAGTAA